From one Streptomyces chromofuscus genomic stretch:
- the mreC gene encoding rod shape-determining protein MreC: protein MRDTRESRLLLVLLVAIAFALITVDIRGGEDSPVDGARGAAAAVFGPIENGVSSAVDPVGNAVAAVRDSGDRHDRLAELERENAALKAKLGSDDRSRSRLRQLDTMLKIAGEGQYGIKGAEVIAIGAAQGFSWTITIDIGANDGIKRDMTVLNGDGLVGRVTTVGPNTATVLLASDPDFTVGTRMEGSDELGFASGQGDRPLRVELLNGKAQIKKGDRLVTFGSQADKPFVPGVPVGVVSRVDPSGGGLTRTLYVTPFVAFSKLDIVGVVVQTPERDPRDTVLPDKPRPTPTPTVTVTVTPGAEDADTPTDGESQPADGESQQEEDQ, encoded by the coding sequence GTGAGGGACACACGAGAGAGCCGGCTGCTTCTGGTGCTGCTGGTCGCCATCGCGTTCGCGCTGATCACGGTGGACATTCGCGGCGGGGAGGACTCACCGGTCGACGGTGCCCGCGGGGCCGCGGCCGCCGTCTTCGGCCCGATCGAGAACGGGGTCTCCTCGGCGGTCGACCCGGTGGGCAACGCGGTCGCCGCGGTTCGTGACTCCGGCGACCGGCACGACCGGCTGGCCGAGTTGGAGCGGGAGAACGCGGCCCTGAAGGCGAAGCTCGGCAGCGACGACCGCAGCCGCAGCCGGCTGAGGCAGCTCGACACGATGCTGAAGATCGCCGGCGAAGGCCAGTACGGCATCAAGGGCGCCGAGGTCATCGCCATAGGAGCCGCCCAGGGCTTCTCCTGGACCATCACCATCGACATCGGTGCCAACGACGGCATCAAGCGCGACATGACCGTCCTCAACGGCGACGGCCTGGTCGGCCGCGTCACCACCGTCGGCCCCAACACCGCGACCGTCCTGCTCGCCAGCGACCCCGACTTCACTGTCGGCACCCGCATGGAAGGCAGCGACGAACTCGGCTTCGCGTCCGGACAGGGCGACCGCCCGCTGCGGGTCGAACTCCTCAACGGCAAGGCCCAGATCAAGAAGGGCGACCGCCTGGTCACCTTCGGCTCGCAGGCCGACAAGCCGTTCGTGCCCGGCGTCCCCGTCGGCGTGGTCTCCCGCGTCGACCCCTCCGGCGGCGGCCTGACCCGCACGCTGTACGTCACGCCGTTCGTCGCCTTCAGCAAGCTCGACATCGTCGGCGTCGTCGTCCAGACGCCCGAGCGGGACCCGCGCGACACGGTGCTGCCGGACAAGCCCAGGCCCACGCCGACGCCCACCGTGACGGTGACCGTGACGCCGGGCGCCGAGGACGCCGACACACCCACCGACGGCGAGTCCCAGCCCGCGGACGGCGAGTCCCAGCAAGAGGAAGACCAGTAG
- the rodA gene encoding rod shape-determining protein RodA yields the protein MTGANSFQVSGYGPERAGWTRLFARDSLARRLDWPILLAALTLSMIGAVLVYSATRNRTEINQGDPYYFLVRHLLNTGIGFALMIGTVWLGHRTLRGAVPVLYGASVFLVLLVLTPLGTTVNGAHSWIAVGGGFSLQPSEFVKVTIILGMAMLLAARVDAGDKQYPDHRTVVQALGLATVPMLIVMLMPDLGSVMVMVVIVLGVLLASGASNRWVFGLLGAGTLGAVAVWQLHILDEYQINRFAAFANPDLDPAGVGYNTNQARIAIGSGGLTGSGLFQGSQTTGQFVPEQQTDFVFTVAGEELGFIGGGLIILLLGVVLWRACRIALETTELYGTIVAAGIVAWFAFQAFENIGMTLGIMPVTGLPLPFVSYGGSSMFAVWVAVGLLQSIRVQRPMSA from the coding sequence ATGACGGGCGCGAACAGCTTCCAGGTCTCCGGATACGGTCCCGAACGCGCGGGCTGGACCCGGCTGTTCGCCCGCGACTCGCTGGCCCGCCGGCTCGACTGGCCGATACTGCTGGCCGCGCTGACGCTCTCCATGATCGGCGCCGTGCTGGTGTACTCGGCGACCCGCAACCGCACCGAGATCAACCAGGGCGATCCGTACTACTTCCTGGTACGGCACCTGCTGAACACCGGCATCGGCTTCGCGCTGATGATCGGCACGGTCTGGCTCGGCCACCGCACCCTGCGCGGCGCGGTGCCGGTCCTGTACGGCGCGTCGGTCTTCCTGGTGCTGCTGGTCCTGACCCCGCTCGGCACCACGGTCAACGGCGCCCACTCGTGGATCGCGGTGGGCGGCGGGTTCTCGCTCCAGCCGTCGGAGTTCGTCAAGGTCACGATCATCCTCGGCATGGCGATGCTGCTGGCGGCCCGGGTGGACGCCGGCGACAAGCAGTACCCGGACCACCGCACGGTCGTGCAGGCGCTCGGCCTCGCCACGGTTCCGATGCTGATCGTGATGCTCATGCCCGACCTCGGGTCGGTCATGGTGATGGTCGTGATCGTGCTGGGCGTGCTGCTCGCGTCCGGCGCGTCCAACCGGTGGGTGTTCGGGCTGCTGGGCGCCGGCACCCTGGGGGCCGTCGCCGTCTGGCAGCTGCACATCCTCGACGAGTACCAGATCAACCGCTTCGCCGCGTTCGCCAACCCGGACCTCGACCCGGCGGGCGTCGGCTACAACACCAACCAGGCGCGCATCGCGATCGGTTCGGGCGGGCTGACCGGGTCGGGCCTGTTCCAGGGCTCGCAGACCACCGGGCAGTTCGTGCCGGAGCAGCAGACGGACTTCGTGTTCACCGTCGCGGGCGAGGAACTCGGCTTCATCGGTGGCGGACTGATAATCCTCCTGCTGGGCGTGGTGCTGTGGCGGGCCTGCCGGATCGCACTGGAGACGACCGAGCTGTACGGCACGATCGTCGCGGCCGGAATCGTGGCCTGGTTCGCCTTCCAGGCCTTCGAGAACATCGGGATGACCCTGGGAATCATGCCGGTCACCGGTCTGCCGCTGCCGTTCGTGTCCTACGGCGGATCGTCGATGTTCGCGGTCTGGGTCGCGGTGGGGCTGCTGCAGTCGATCCGGGTGCAAAGACCCATGTCGGCGTGA
- the mrdA gene encoding penicillin-binding protein 2 — protein sequence MTNIPETGRTPRVQTRLVVIQVLVLSLLATLGGRLWYLQIREGDAYAKEASGNHVQQVVQPAVRGSILDARGVALADNETRLVVSASRTELLKMKDDGKGVLTKLAGVLGMTPKEVMEKVRLCDAETPQPCWNGSPYQPIPITDEATPRQALQIRERAEDFPGITAEPQAVRRYPAPGQANTAQVLGYLSPVTDQEIQQAQDSDSPYLRSDQVGRSGLERQYDKELRGKAGVTRYEVDNLGRVIGRAEADAAEPGSNLVTSIDARVQRVAEFELNEAMKTARKEWDRNTNERYKADSGAVVVMEARTGRIVAMASNPTYDPNAWVGGISAKDYARLTGKNSNYPLLNRAIQGQAAPGSIFKVVSTAAAVQAGYAFDGRYNCSSAYSVGGQVFKNFESQNHGPIDLGRALEVSCDTVYYALAHSEWKKDGGINPKGKPKDHFFKAAHQFGLGKETGIDLPNEVTGRVPDREWKQQYWEANKDAWCKTGKKDGDYVQRISYENCLEGNKMRAGDEINYSIGQGDTLVTPIQMATIYAAISNGGTLYDPTVGKAIISADGKQVTEIEPEAHGKLPVTQQTLAQMDEALEGVATRGTAAWRFGGWPQDKIAMHAKTGTAEVYGKQTTSWFATYTDDYAIVMTISQGGTGSGASGPAVRNIYDALYGVSDDGTIDRKNALLPTPLKSLPKIQADGSIIAPKISKDPAKEQQASQKAPEDASGQVQTAATVQASPEANRDTRRRQRRRGHRGHGARRGSLSRRMLT from the coding sequence ATGACCAATATCCCCGAGACCGGAAGGACCCCACGGGTCCAGACCAGGCTCGTCGTCATCCAGGTCCTCGTCCTCTCCCTGCTGGCCACCCTCGGCGGCCGGCTGTGGTATCTCCAGATCCGCGAGGGCGACGCCTACGCCAAGGAGGCCTCCGGCAACCACGTCCAGCAGGTCGTCCAGCCCGCCGTGCGCGGCTCGATCCTGGACGCGCGCGGAGTGGCGCTCGCCGACAACGAGACACGGCTGGTGGTGTCCGCCTCCCGGACCGAGCTGCTGAAGATGAAGGACGACGGCAAGGGCGTCCTCACCAAGCTCGCGGGCGTGCTGGGCATGACGCCCAAGGAGGTCATGGAGAAGGTCCGGCTGTGCGACGCCGAGACGCCGCAGCCCTGCTGGAACGGCTCGCCGTACCAGCCGATCCCCATCACCGACGAGGCCACCCCGCGCCAGGCCCTGCAGATCCGTGAGCGCGCCGAGGACTTCCCCGGCATCACCGCCGAGCCGCAGGCCGTCCGCCGCTACCCCGCCCCGGGCCAGGCCAACACCGCCCAGGTACTGGGCTACCTCTCCCCGGTCACCGACCAGGAGATCCAGCAGGCCCAGGACAGCGACTCGCCCTACCTGCGCTCCGACCAGGTCGGCCGCAGCGGCCTGGAGCGCCAGTACGACAAGGAACTGCGCGGCAAGGCCGGCGTCACCCGCTACGAGGTGGACAACCTCGGCCGGGTCATCGGCCGGGCCGAGGCGGACGCCGCCGAGCCCGGCTCCAACCTCGTCACCAGCATCGACGCGCGCGTGCAGCGCGTCGCCGAGTTCGAGCTCAACGAGGCGATGAAGACCGCCCGCAAGGAGTGGGACCGCAACACCAACGAGCGGTACAAGGCCGACTCCGGCGCGGTGGTGGTGATGGAGGCCAGGACGGGCCGGATCGTCGCCATGGCGTCCAACCCGACGTACGACCCCAACGCCTGGGTCGGCGGCATCTCGGCCAAGGACTACGCCCGGCTCACCGGCAAGAACTCCAACTACCCCCTGCTCAACCGCGCCATACAGGGTCAGGCGGCCCCCGGCTCGATCTTCAAGGTGGTCTCCACCGCGGCCGCCGTCCAGGCGGGCTACGCGTTCGACGGCCGGTACAACTGCTCCAGCGCGTACTCGGTCGGCGGCCAGGTCTTCAAGAACTTCGAGTCCCAGAACCACGGCCCGATCGACCTCGGCCGCGCCTTGGAGGTCTCCTGCGACACCGTCTACTACGCGCTCGCACACAGCGAGTGGAAGAAGGACGGCGGCATCAACCCCAAGGGCAAGCCCAAGGACCACTTCTTCAAGGCCGCCCACCAGTTCGGCCTCGGCAAGGAGACCGGCATCGACCTGCCCAACGAGGTCACCGGCCGCGTCCCCGACCGCGAGTGGAAGCAGCAGTACTGGGAGGCCAACAAGGACGCCTGGTGCAAGACGGGCAAGAAGGACGGGGACTACGTCCAGCGGATCTCCTACGAGAACTGCCTCGAGGGCAACAAGATGCGCGCCGGTGACGAGATCAACTACTCCATCGGCCAGGGCGACACGCTGGTGACGCCCATTCAGATGGCCACGATCTACGCCGCCATCTCCAACGGCGGCACGCTCTACGACCCCACCGTCGGCAAGGCGATCATCAGCGCCGACGGCAAGCAGGTCACCGAGATCGAACCCGAGGCGCACGGCAAGCTGCCGGTCACGCAGCAGACGCTGGCCCAGATGGACGAGGCGCTGGAGGGCGTCGCCACCCGGGGTACGGCGGCCTGGCGGTTCGGCGGCTGGCCGCAGGACAAGATCGCGATGCACGCCAAGACGGGTACGGCGGAGGTCTACGGCAAGCAGACCACCTCCTGGTTCGCGACCTACACCGACGACTACGCGATCGTGATGACGATCTCCCAGGGTGGTACGGGCTCCGGAGCCTCGGGTCCGGCCGTGCGCAACATCTACGACGCGCTGTACGGCGTCTCCGACGACGGCACGATCGACAGGAAGAACGCCCTGCTGCCCACCCCGCTGAAGAGCCTGCCGAAGATCCAGGCCGACGGCTCGATCATCGCGCCGAAGATCTCCAAGGACCCGGCGAAGGAACAGCAGGCCAGCCAGAAGGCCCCCGAGGACGCGAGCGGGCAGGTGCAGACGGCGGCGACCGTGCAGGCGTCGCCGGAAGCCAACCGGGACACGCGCCGACGGCAGCGCCGCCGGGGCCACCGGGGCCACGGCGCTCGCCGCGGGTCGCTCAGCCGAAGGATGCTCACATGA
- the mreD gene encoding rod shape-determining protein MreD, with product MRFNRILLSSTLVVVALVLQVSVLARLHLPGAVPDLVLLTVLAFALVYGHVGGALIGFGAGLLADLAPPADHAAGRYALVLCVIGYLAGLVKPENGRLKSATGTMAVVVAAAIGSTLLYAGVGALVGDTAARHVGLSGLLFTAALYDLLLAPFVVPGLMALARRADNDPLDAGASARATDISSGWLSGTGLRIGGQRGGLGGLKVKAARARVTRAGRIKGVKRL from the coding sequence ATGCGTTTCAACCGGATCCTGCTCTCCTCCACCCTGGTGGTCGTCGCCCTGGTACTCCAGGTGAGCGTCCTCGCCCGGCTGCACCTCCCGGGCGCCGTCCCCGACCTGGTGCTCCTCACGGTGCTCGCCTTCGCCCTGGTCTACGGCCACGTCGGCGGGGCCCTGATCGGCTTCGGCGCCGGACTCCTCGCCGACCTCGCCCCACCCGCCGACCACGCCGCCGGCCGCTACGCGCTGGTGCTGTGCGTCATCGGCTACCTCGCGGGCCTGGTCAAGCCGGAGAACGGCCGGCTGAAGTCGGCCACCGGCACGATGGCCGTGGTGGTCGCCGCCGCGATCGGCAGCACGCTGCTGTACGCCGGGGTCGGCGCCCTCGTCGGCGACACCGCCGCCCGCCATGTCGGCCTGTCCGGCCTGCTGTTCACGGCCGCCCTGTACGACCTGCTGCTCGCCCCCTTCGTCGTCCCCGGCCTGATGGCGCTCGCCCGGCGCGCGGACAACGACCCGCTGGATGCGGGCGCTTCGGCGAGGGCGACCGACATCTCCTCCGGCTGGCTCTCCGGCACCGGACTGCGCATCGGCGGCCAGCGCGGCGGACTCGGCGGTCTGAAGGTGAAGGCGGCCAGAGCGCGGGTGACCCGGGCCGGGCGCATCAAGGGGGTCAAGCGCCTGTGA